Within Metabacillus schmidteae, the genomic segment ATCGGTTATAACCCCTGAGTTAACATCTGCAAGTTGGCAAGGATCACTTGCCGACAAATTTGAGGTTATTCGAACAGAAGGAATCCTTGGTTCCTACCAGGATCTAGAATCTACTCAACTCTCCAATGTTTTTTCAACCCTTAGCAATAAAATGAGTAGTTTGAAAAGTGAAATTGCCTCTCTAAAGCAAACCATTCATTCTCTTGAGTTAGAGATGTTGGAAGAGTAAGGTCAGTGCAATCCTATATGGCCAATTCGTTTATGAAAAATCATTAGCCAACGTTTGTTATGAAAAGCCTAAAAATAAAAAGTAAGGTAGAGATCATAATGGGAGAAATCAAATTTCAATATCATGATATAGACCGTGTACTTAAGGAGATGACAAATGCTTCAACTACGCTTGCGCCATCATTGCCAAAAGATATTGTGAAAAATAATCAACTGGATGTTACGAAAAAAATAGAACAGATTAATAAATCGCTGGAAGAGATCATAACCAGCTACCAAGAGTTGTTAGCGCAAAATGAATCAATGGTTCAATCTTCTGTGGATGCGATGAAAGCAACAGACCAATCGTTAAAAACATCCATGTTGCTACAAGGTGTTGCGGAGGTAAAGAAATGAAAGTATTAGATGTATCTGATTTACATACCTCTCTTGATGAAACAATTCAGGCAGTAAATAAAAAAATGGAAGAGCTGGAAGCCATTGAAAAATCAATTATTGAGTTGATTAATTTGGATGGTTCATTTACAGGGAAAGGGGCAGCAGCGATTAAAAGCTACTACCAATCCTGTCATCAGCCCTTTTTATTCAAGCTTAAACAAATGCTTACTACATACAAAACAAAGCTAACAAGTTGTAAAAACCAACTGGATGGTTTTGAACATGATCATACAGGATATATCAACCAGGAATTTTTACAAGGTGAATTAACGAATAAGCTTACAGCTGTTCAAAACTATACAAATGATGTAACAGCAGATGCGAATCAATACATTTCAAATGTAACAGATATTGTTTCGATCGATCTACTTGATGATGAAGAAGTCAATCAGCAGGTTGAACAAGCGAAGAAATCAATAAACGACACCATCACCAATTTAGAAGATTTTGATGGAGAAAGCACATCTTCATTAGAGGAATTAAATGCGGATTTAAGTATACTAACAGCGTATTTGGAAGACATGAATACAACTGTAGCAGTAAACCCTAGAAGTCTCGAATACTTTCACCCATTACAGGCACTTATGAATCCGACACACGCTCTATTAATGGGCAGCATTCGCTCAACACCTATGCATCTCGTAACAAACGGATCACCGGTAGCCAATCGTTCTACACAATCGATCTATGCATTCCAATCTTACACAACACCTTATCAATGGTTGGGTCTGAACTTCTCTCCGACAACAAGTAGCACCTCTGAGAAAGAAGTGGAGAAGACATCTCCTTATCTAACAGGAGATTCGGTTCAAAGAGGAGATTTTACTTTTGAAGCTGGTGCAGGAAAAGTAGAAAATGATTGGTCAGGATATGGTGATGGAGACGGACAACTCGGTGGAAGCAGTAAATTAACTGGTATTCACTCTGGTGTAAAGCACGATACAGGAGTAATGGATTCCAGCTTTGACCTGCAAATTGGAGCAGCAGAAGCGCAAGCAAGCGTAGGGGGACAAAGTATTTTTCCTTTAGTGAAAGCTGGAGGGACAGTCTATGCAGCAGAAGTCAAAACACAGCTTGATGATGAGATAGACTATGTTGGTCGTACAGGTATACAAGCTAAGGGTGAGCTCCTAAAGGCAAATGCCTACGCTGGAGTTGACAATGCATCAGTCGGATTTGCGGCCAAGGCGTCACTAGCGGAAGGAGAGGTCTCAGGAATCCTGCCTATTCCTTTTACTGATTACAACTTTAAAGGTACAGTTGGTGGTTCGGCAGGTGGTATTGGAGGAGAAGCCAGCATCGGAAAAGAAACAACGCTTGACCTTAGATTTATACTCGGAATTAAACTGGGAATTAGTTTTGAAAAAGCAGAATAAACCTTCTTGATTTGAAAGGAGCCCGCGTGAATATGAGAAATGAAATTAATTCAATCGTCATTGACAAAGGAACAGACTTACTGCCGATTGGTACAGTTGTCTTGGTAGAGGGAATTGTACAAGCAGTTATGATATACGGAAGAATGCAGCAGAAGGCTGATCAAGAGGAAAAGGTGTGGGAATACGTAGCATGCCCTTACCCACAAGGTCATATTTCAGATGAAACAAATGTGTTTTTTAATCATGAGCAAATTAAACAAGTCATTTTCAAAGGGTTTGAATCTGAAGGTGAAACAATCATGAAGGAAAAACTACTTTCTTTAACACAAGGAATAAATCATGAAGGCGATCATTAATTGGTTTATTGCCCCATATAAAACGGTACGATCAGAATTTCAATTGTTTTTACACTTAAAGAATCAAGAAACAACATCTAAAGAAGAAAAGATGAGAATTACTCAGCTTCAACTAGTAAACATCATGTTACTAGTTATATACTCAGTATTTTTCGTTGCCTTTTTTGTGTACATCGGACTGCTATTTGTAGCAGGCTGGTATGCTCTTTCAGGTATCATTGTTGGTCTCATCATGATGAGTCTTATCAGAGTCATGCAAAAAAGGTATTTAAAGCGTCGTGATGCATTCATTAAAAATGACCCTACAATCATCGAATCTTAACGAATAGAAAGGATAGGTTCACTTGAAAAAATTAAGTTTCATCATCGCGATGATGCTAATGCTCGTCGCCTGTAGTAATGACACTTCTTCAGAAAAGCCATCTGATACAGAAGCAAGCACCTCCAAAGAAAATGAGCTATCCTATGAAGAAAAGCAAAAAGAAATCGTTGCTTTTATTAATGAAGATATGAACGAAATTGCAGGCTATGAAACAAAAGCGAATGAAGCCTTGGCAACCGTATCGGGGGAGAATTTCAAAAATGACCAAGAATTACTGAGTGTCTTAACAAGCGAGGTTATCCCTGAATACGAAAAAGCCATTGAAACAGCAGAGTCACTGGAAGTTACTGTTGAAGAACTGGAGCCAATCAAAGGCCAAATGGAAGAAGCATTAAGCATATATTATGACGCTCTTTTACTCGAAAAAGAAGCATTAGAAAAAACCGACCAGGAATTAATTGAGCAATCTAATGCAAAAGGAGAAGAGTACCTAACCGCCCTGAATGAATATCATGAAGAAATGGAAAAGTTAGCGAAAGAATATGATATTGATTACCAAAGAACACAATAAAACATGCAAAAAAGCTCAAAACTTTTGATTTTGAGCTTTTCTTTATGATGTTATGGTAAAATTCACATTAAAAAGTGGAGGTGTAACTGTGGACTTTCTATCAATCATTTCATTTTTAGGTGCCGCAATCGTTCTGACTCTTATGCCAGGACCAGATAACTTGTTCACCTTGGCACAGAGTATAGCAAAAGGTAAGAAAGCTGGAATTTTCACTACACTTGGGCTATGTACAGGATTATTAGTTCATATTGCTGCTGCGACCATTGGGATTTCTGCCGTGATTTATCAATCAGCTTTAGCTTTTACACTAGTTAAATATGCAGGAGCAGCCTATTTGTTATTCCTGGCTTATAAATCCTTTAGAGACAAAAGTTCAGGCTTTACTTTTACAAATGAGAACTCTTTAGACTACAAATCTTTATATAAAAAGGGAGTCATAATGAATCTCTTAAATCCAAAAGTTTCATTATTTTTCCTGGCTTTCTTCCCGCAATTTATTCAGTATGAGAATGGGAATGTGTCCCTTCAAATGCTCGGTTTTGGAATTCTATTTCTCATCCAAGCCTTAGTGATTTTTACATTAATAAGTATGTTTGCTGGAAAAGTCGGCAATTTCCTACGTAAAGATCCATCATTATCGAAAAAGATTAACATGATCCAAGGTTCTCTGTTTACACTGATAGGACTAAAAATTGCCTTTAGCCAGAAATAATCATAATCACGTGAAGAGTGGTTTTCTGACTACTCTTTTTTTATACAAAAAATGTTAAAAGTAAGTCATAATGTCCCTCACCAAAAATATAATAAAAAGGTATGTCTCCATCTTCACTCCACCCATCGACAAATTTCTCGGGAAATAAACTGTTTAAAATAGGTGAAAAACCACAATTTCTCTATTCAAATCTCATAAAAATGAAAAAAATTTAAAGAAAGCCTTGTCCCTTCTGACTTTATTAGCATATATCTTAATCCAAGCTAATAAAATGTTACAAACCTATCAAAGAGAGTGTTTGAGGTGAGGGATCGTGAGTGTAATTTTTAATCGCTGTAAAAGAGGCAAC encodes:
- a CDS encoding LXG domain-containing protein, with product MKVLDVSDLHTSLDETIQAVNKKMEELEAIEKSIIELINLDGSFTGKGAAAIKSYYQSCHQPFLFKLKQMLTTYKTKLTSCKNQLDGFEHDHTGYINQEFLQGELTNKLTAVQNYTNDVTADANQYISNVTDIVSIDLLDDEEVNQQVEQAKKSINDTITNLEDFDGESTSSLEELNADLSILTAYLEDMNTTVAVNPRSLEYFHPLQALMNPTHALLMGSIRSTPMHLVTNGSPVANRSTQSIYAFQSYTTPYQWLGLNFSPTTSSTSEKEVEKTSPYLTGDSVQRGDFTFEAGAGKVENDWSGYGDGDGQLGGSSKLTGIHSGVKHDTGVMDSSFDLQIGAAEAQASVGGQSIFPLVKAGGTVYAAEVKTQLDDEIDYVGRTGIQAKGELLKANAYAGVDNASVGFAAKASLAEGEVSGILPIPFTDYNFKGTVGGSAGGIGGEASIGKETTLDLRFILGIKLGISFEKAE
- a CDS encoding YwqH-like family protein, giving the protein MSLFYYYGLLKKKQEQLQRLQSCQSQLQGIKQEYLNYNQSVITPELTSASWQGSLADKFEVIRTEGILGSYQDLESTQLSNVFSTLSNKMSSLKSEIASLKQTIHSLELEMLEE
- a CDS encoding LysE family translocator; translation: MDFLSIISFLGAAIVLTLMPGPDNLFTLAQSIAKGKKAGIFTTLGLCTGLLVHIAAATIGISAVIYQSALAFTLVKYAGAAYLLFLAYKSFRDKSSGFTFTNENSLDYKSLYKKGVIMNLLNPKVSLFFLAFFPQFIQYENGNVSLQMLGFGILFLIQALVIFTLISMFAGKVGNFLRKDPSLSKKINMIQGSLFTLIGLKIAFSQK
- a CDS encoding DUF4176 domain-containing protein, giving the protein MRNEINSIVIDKGTDLLPIGTVVLVEGIVQAVMIYGRMQQKADQEEKVWEYVACPYPQGHISDETNVFFNHEQIKQVIFKGFESEGETIMKEKLLSLTQGINHEGDH
- a CDS encoding YwqI/YxiC family protein; translated protein: MGEIKFQYHDIDRVLKEMTNASTTLAPSLPKDIVKNNQLDVTKKIEQINKSLEEIITSYQELLAQNESMVQSSVDAMKATDQSLKTSMLLQGVAEVKK